taacgaaataacgttagtggcatttaaagaagctctgtaacagaataagaaatattgcaaaaaagtaaaatataagaggggggtaagcataaaggtaatattaaaatttggaaatgtgtatcaaaaaattagaattcgaatgattgtcagagaagctgaaggaagtcaaaaaaattggaAATCTATTGTAAATTGTTAATGTGATAcgaatgtatggaaaattaataaaatatattaaaaataaaaaaaagagaataaagCCCATGACCATAAGCACCCTCCTTTCCTCACATGCCTGCCTCACATCACCATTCAACCAAAGCACAGTTTGCAGTTATGTCTGAACTGGCAAACAATGGGTTGAGGAACACTCCATATCAAGATCAAAACAGATATGAAAAACAGTCTGAAGcaacttaaaattacaaaaatgaagtgggtcttaaaaatatgcaTCGTATCAAAAGTCAAGAGTGAGCAGGTGCGTTACTAAATACTATAGATTCTAAGTGGTGTGCAATCAAGTACAGCATAAATTGTTGTATTCATAATATCTGGTGGACTTCATTTACatcttttcatattgtattttaatattaatgttctgttttaattactgtaacccaccctgggaccttagggtgaagaacAGCGGGTAATAAATTGTATAAATTATTAATTAAAGCACAAGAAGCATTGGAGAAATAAAAATACAGGTATAGGTTAGAAATACTCACCCTTATAACTGGTCCTACTGAAGTTCTCCCTAGCACTGCCATTTGCCCTGCATAAATGCGGTTCGCCCCATATTCCCCAGCATGATCCACTCTGATTATACGGTCAACAACTGGCTTATTGATGTTTTCATATGTGGTTCCAGTACTACAGCATCTGTAAGGTGAGTGCAAGGATGACAAATGCCatcttcttcttccacctgtaaaaacacacattttatttatcaGAAAAAAGTCAGAACAAGAATCCTGTCACTATTCACTAacaatggggagggaggagggcagcCAGGAAGTTTTTACTACTTAGTAATAAGTACAGCTGTGATGTTAGTCATTCAATTAAATCAACTAAAAAGGCCATAAAATCCCTTTAAATTGGAAGGGGTTTTCCAgggaattaaattattattactaattataAAAACTGCAGGTGGAAAAGGTGTTCTTAAAAGAAGCATTTCCCTCTGAGCAGCAAAAGAGAAACACCCTCAAGGCTGGTGCCTGTTGCAATgtttcacacataattttttaaaaacggaGTTGATTTTAAGAATGTAGTTCCTTCTATGAATTTATAGAAAAAGCATTAACTAACACTCCTTCAATTAATGAAGGAAGACTTCTTTATCGGGATGACAGCCTTCATAATAACAGCAGCTTTGGATCTTTGGGAGACTCCTCTTTGTACATTCCTTCACTGGGAGAACTGTCTGCTTGGTCCTGCTCCCTGCTTCTTGTTGCTTAATAAATTATTAGCATTCTTATTATGTGTAAAAATCTCTGAAAATATAATATTTAGTATTACTAATAATGAGATTTAAGTATatccagtcctttttttctttaaaaaaatgtttaggggtactctcagttTGGTTCCggaatcaccattttatagttcagatcggggaaaataaatacagtaaatggacaaaagtacaaagattcacaaaatgtttaggggtatgcgtcccccctccccagaaaaaaaaaacccagtgagTATATCATTAATAACAATACTATTTTACCAAGTTAAAATAGGAGAGTTATAACGCATTAAATATTATTGTTGCAGCATACTATTCTTTTATCTGCTGCAGGGACCTGACTGCATGCTGAAGGAGTAAGATCTAAATCATGCAGCTATGGCCGAGCGTGCCTCTGAGCGTACACAGAGCGCCTTCCCCTCACCGCCACCCATTGCGACAGACGAGGGTGTGTCAAGGGGGACTGAAAAGGGCAGGGCAGGAGGCGGGGGAAGGACGTTTAGAGGTTGGCAAGGAGCACCACCGGGGAGGCATGAAGGAGAACATCCCGGGAGAGGGGCGGCTACGTCACGGGCGCCCTCCCGCCCTACCTTCCCTGCAAAGGGACCGCCAGCACTCAGCTCGCAGCAGCTGCAGCCCCACCACCTCCGCCGCCATCCTCCCGCCCACGAGCGCCTGGCGCGGTCTGATGACGTCGCAACCATCGGCCTGCTCAACCGCGCCCACTCTAGACAGATGAATGTCGGCTTCGCGTTCCCAGCCATTATACAACATTGCTTTGTCCCAATAGATTTACAACAATATAGACTTACACAAAATTGCAGCTTTCCGGGTTCCTTTCTAACTTTTATTCTGCCTGCCGCCGAGCGGGGAGAGAAAAATGACAGCCCATTACAGACATTTCGCTTTATTCACTCCTGTTCCTACCCGCGCACGTACCTACCTACGtatacacacgcgcgcgcgcggcGTGGGAGCTCTGCACTTTCGTATCTCTGAGTTCCCCCCTGGGTACTTTGGTTCCTGCCCCCGCTCGCCTTTCCGTTTCCCCCATTGGATGAAAGCGACCGCCAATTCCTTGGGAGGCGCGTCCTCCTGCTGTTGTCATAGCGACCACAGAACGCCTTCCCGGCGCTGAGGGCTGAAGCGATGGCGGCGCTGCTGGGGGGCTCCGTGTCCCCCCGGGGACTGGCCCGCTCGGTGGCCCACAGGCTGTaaggagtgtgtatgtgtgtgtgcgcgcttcaATGGGTGGGAAACGGGGGCAGAAATGTAATTCgtaattatttgtatgtgtgtatatatatatatatatatatatatatatatatgtgtgtgtgtgtgtgtgtgtgtgtgtgtttgtgtgtgtgtgtgtgcgcgcgcgctttaATTCTATTAATCTTTAATTGCTTGTtaatggttctcccccccccccgtttttcacTGCTGTTCTTTTATCGGTAATGCTCCTTGAGTTCCTATCAGGGAAAAAAGGCATAATATAGttgcattattgttattatattaataatatataCCCATGACACCAGCAACATACATAATTATACAATTATTTGTAATCTGCCTTGTGGGTTTTTCTTTAGAGTCAATtgtatttaattaataaatacaaaAGGACTTTGACATGACCGTAACAGTACAGAGCAcaatatgtttatttattattacacttATTCCACCTTTTCTACAAAGAGCTCAAGAGGTAGCATACAttcttatttctttcatttttcctcACAGTGACccagtgaggtagattaggctgacagGCAGCAACTGGTCCAaagtcacacagtgagcttcatggccaaatggggatttgaaccctggtctctcagtcCTCTAGCCACTGTGCCACACTGGGTCTCATCATCGCTCCCATGATGGGAGTGAAAACCCACAAGCACACTAAATACATCCACTTAGCAGTGACCATCAGGGACTGATAAATgttaatgttaattttttttttaaaattaagatctAGCAACCCTAGTTATAAAGCCACACAGCACAAGATTGAACAGACATTTGGCTTGCAGTATACAGCTGTCTGATCTTATAAAATATGTTCAGGGCAATGGCCCCATCCACATTCCCTACTACCTAGACAGGTACTTCACAGCACTGTCATATGTAAATGGAACTTATGCCTAGGTAAGTATGTGTAGGATTGCTGCCTTGGAGATCTGCCCTTTCCATCCTGCTTGGCAACGCTTCAACCATCATCCCAGGCCAATACGTGATCTTTAAATGCTAAATTTGTACTGCAAAATTAGACAGGGAAGTAGAAGCGTCTTGACACTCCCGAACTCTTCACGATAGCTTTGTGATTTTGAATGTTATGATGGCAAAGGGAGCAGCATAGCCAGATGGcaattatgcttttttaaaaataaggaaaaaatgTGTTTTCCCCCATTTAGAAAGTATTATGTTGATGTACAAAGAAAAGAAGATTCCTTCGATTCATCTGGAATCATCCATGATGAGACTGAAAGTTTGCGTTTGGTAAATATTTGTTAACGTATGTGTGGGTTTCCAAATCACATCTGTTGCACACAATGAAGGCTGGTACATTAGGGAAAGGGGGGCACTGGCCCACTAACCTCAGGCAGCTCCCCACCTTCCTATCTTCTCACTTGCAACCAGGCTTGGGGGTGGCAATCTAAGAATGAAGGgagttccagcaacatctggagggtactatTCTAGCACTAATTAGCTTACCAGAAAATGTTCATTAGTAGATCTACCTTCTGCCTACTCCTGTTGTAACTTATCATGTGGTGGCTGATTGTTAGCCTCTCCCCATTTGGTCTTTGCTGGGTTTTTATGCTGCATCTGGCCTTGATGGTGATTATCATGGTAGCAAACTTGACCCTCGTGCCTTGCCATCCTAGCCATGTCCATTGACAGCAGCACAGTGTCTGATCTTATTTATACtctggccatctggctgggttgcccccgtCACTCTATCCTAAATGGAtgtagtcccactgagttcaataggatttatatCCAAacgtgtgtttaggattgcagcctaaatttatAGATTTTGAGTGGTATTTGCAATACCAGTGAGAtgctttggattttttttcttttttatgattgAGCATTTTGACATTTGCATATAGAAAAGTGGGTTTTTAATGTTGAAtacgcacacacaaaaactagTTTTGTGTATTGTAGATTTGAGCCTATTAGCTTTCTTGTAGAGTTTCTCAAGATTCCCCAATCTAAATAGTTTTCTAAGAATCTTCATTTTTACTGGTCTTGCAGCATCCAGCATTTTTGATGAAGCAGAAGGAAAACCGGGAGCTGGAACATAATTTTGCTGAGATTAAATTGGAAGCATCCTTACGTGCCTTTATGGGGAGCACTGAAGAATGCAACAGAAAATTGCAGAAAAGCCCAGAAAAGCAAAAGGATTTGGAAAAGCTTATTAAAAAGATGGCCCAAGTAATATTTAGAATCACTCTTCTCTATTTCTTTATGCATACCACCTTTTAAATACATATCATTTCATGATTGGGGAATCATCTGCCGTGTATGTTGGTAGAGCCATCATATGGGAAATAGCAGTGTGTATCCAGCCAGTGGGTGTGTTCACACTTAATAAGTTCAAGGCACTGGTTTTGGTGTATAAAACCCTCTACAGCCTAGGACCAAgatacctgaaagatcatctcTCTCCTTATATACCCAGTTGGTCACTGTGCTCTGCAAGAGAGGCCCTCTGCAGATACCATTTTTTCACAAGTTCTGTTCCGCACAATATAGGAATCCAACCTTCAGTTCTATGGTACCTGCCCTTTTGAATTCCCCCTGTTCAATATTAGACAGGAGCTGTCTCTGTTGTCACCTaatgaagaccttcctcttcccacAAACCTTTTAAGCAGAGAACCTTTCTAGCCATCATctatattggaattgtttttaaaatgctttcacTGTTTTGTCACTTGTTTGCTGCCATGGGCTCCTTTGggatttaaatttaataaataataactgcAGTTTGACCATACACATCTCAGGATTGCGTGCCTCTTCCGCTTCCTTCCTCCCACTGAACAAGGCAGTTCCCTGCCTGTACGGTGGAGCAGCTGAGTGGTGGGCTAAGACTGGGCAGATCTcgattcaaatctccactcattcctgaagcttactgggtgatctTGAGCAAATTGTTATCTCTCTGTTTAACCACCTTCatagggttgttgcaaggatgaaATGGGAGCGGGGGAAAAtgtgtatgccatcttgagctccttttagaaaggggtggggtgggggagcatggCTGTCTGTTGTGATCAAGGCCATTACTTCTCCCTCCTCTGACTTATCTCCAGGGCATTTTGTGAAAATAAAACAGTGGCTACCAAGAGACAGCTGCTGAGAAggcttaaaagcaaaaacagagagTGATAAAACAAATACGACTATAACAACAAATATGACATACAAATTAACAGTGAAATAAATTGACAGTAGCAAAACTCATCCTCTGCTGCCTACTAATTTTGCTCCCCAGGACTCGGCTCATTTGCTGCAGGCCTTTGCATCGTTGCAAAATTGGGATTCATTATGGAAAGAGATACAGTGCAACTGGGTGGTTTTCTAGGCTCCCAAAGCATCTAGCGTTTTGACTTGCATTAGACAAGTTAGTAACGTggtctgcatttttatttgtaGGATTACATACCTGATAGAACAAACGAGGGCAAAGCAAAAAGTACAAAAAGGTAAAACCTATTGCTGTCTAATTGTTGCCTAATGATCAGCAGAAGCCCTTGCTGCCCTGCTGATTGCTAGCATGCTAGAATGCAAATGTACACCCAAGAACAATCTCAAATTATTTTCTCCCTGAAATTATAGTAGTTGAGTGTATGAAAGAAAACCTATTGCATTAACACACTCAACAGCCCCACTGCAGCTGCCACACATGTGCCGTGTCTGTGAGCTACTGGCAGTGGATTTGGGATTCACACAACCACAGCTGCTGGTTGAACCAAACTGGGATGCTCTGGATGCAGCCCCTGCTTGTGCCAAATGGCAGCTAGATCCTATGGTTTTGTCATTTTGAGTTGACAGTGTATGATTGTGCCCAGTCTCTCCTATTGAAAGCTGTTGGTTTTGCAGTCAGGCCCAGCGCCAGCACCTGGCATGCTTGGGTAAATACCGGGGGTCCCCAACACTAATGCCAGGATTTTTAATTTAACGGTGGCCGAGATTTAGGATTCAGTACCGAAGAGAGAAGCATAGGCTTAGGTGTTGTAGAAGTAGTCTCATTCCCAACTGATTCTTCTGATTGTAGCAATGCTGTATTGGGGGCCCACAGCTATATTTGGGGGAAATAGGCAGACCTGCCTGGCCCAGTACTGTGGCTAGCTGGCCACTTGCCCACCCATAATGCCAACTGGGGACAGCACTGAGCAGAGTTATGAGCTGCATACACAGATTCTACAGCCTTGCCACCTTTATTATGCTGCCCCCAACATGTACGCATCAGGGGAAAGACCATCATATTTAAGCCAGTGGTGTCagggaaggggtgtagctcagtgatagagcatctgatttgcatgcagaaggtatccTGGGTTCacttccagcatctccaggtatggctgggagagatccatgccagaaaccctggggagctgctaccagttagtgtagacagtactcagatagatggaccaatggtctgattcagcgtAAGGCGGATTCCTATGTCCCTGTCAGGGAGTTTGCACATGTGAAGGCTCACAGCTCCATTCAGCACCTCTCCAGAGCCACCACTTGTAAGCAAGTGAGCAGCCAGCAGATCCAGCAGTGAGTTTGTGTATGAGATCCTCAGTTCTGTTCAGCAGTGCCACCATCATCTTAGCCAGGCACGCACCTCCATCAGCCCAGGGCCCCCAAAACTTGTTGTAAATATCGACATTTTTCTTGGAATTAATTAACTGTACCTTTGTTTTTCAGCAGGCAGGAAAATCTGCAGAGCACACCCTCCAGACTACATATAACTACTACTCCATGTATGGCACCAGAAGTACGGAGACTCATTTCATCGGCTTCCAAGCTAATCGTGGCTGCTGTGTGTATCAAGTCACCCTCTTTCACACATTGACAAAATTGTTAAGCATTTCCCCTGAAATCTGTCACTGTTCCTTTATGCTCTTTACGTACGGAAAGAAGTCAGCTGACTTTTTTGCATTCTAGCAAACATCTCCCAGCAATAATTCTGCTACTGTTTTACTTCTAGAGTTGAGAGTAGACAGCTTTTGTGAACACATCCCTCTGTCAAACTCAACGGATAAAAAACATATTTCTCAAGAATTTAtgttgagtctctctctctccagacttCTGAAGCCTCTCCGAGAGAAATGGGAACAATTCAAGATGGCTTTTCAACCTCaaagagaaaagaagcaaaaaacaTTCAAAGTTTGGACAGTGGCAGCAAGGCAGGTCTTTCCTCCACACATTCTCACAAAGATGAAGCAAGAAGGTATGGCAGCTTGGTGATATGCCAGTTGGCAACTTGAAAGCAACCTTTGCCCCAAATTCCATACAGTCAAACCCAGAGATGGGAGGATTTGTCCATTTCTaccagttcctcatttttccaaactaaaATTTAGTTATTCACGGCTTGCAGCaatttgctattttattttatttttaaatcctcatggAAACTCACCAGCAttctagtgcaaatttatccaaaaaaacacattttacatGACTAATGTGctgttttgcaagcaatttcccctaatatagtgCATGTTTTTATCACTAATATCTCTATTTTTATCCACATTTTGGTAAGCAGTGGTTAGCTCGAGAAATGCACCCCATAATAGGGTTGAATGCGGattttaaaggatggctgtgttttggtttgcatatcgtgctttaaatgtacactgaatcaaatgtctcctccatccctagactAACCATTTCACATGCCCGATGATGCTTCCTATCCTCCTGAGATTccgtcttctttctttctctttgctttttGTCTTTCAGAAAAGTATTCccacctcctcctttcccttgcaGCTGATGGATCAGTTTTCTCTGGGCTCCTAATTGCCCTGGCATCTCCTCCTTTTAGCAGTGGACGAGCCATCTCTGGGATTGTTAGGCTTTTTCATTGAGGTGACATGATGAAGGGATCCTACAGTTTTATTAGTGTTGATATTTGCTCATTTCTGCTgggtttaggtaaaggtacccctgactgttaggtccagtcgtggacaactctggggttgtgcgctcatctcgctctataggccgagggagccggcgtttatccgcagacagcttctgggtcatgtggccagcatgactaagccacttctggcgaaccacagcagcacccagaaacgccgtttaccatcccgctggagcggtacctatttatctacttgcactttgatgtgctttcaaactgcgaggtgggcagcagctgggaccgaacaatgggagctcaccccatcatggggatttgaaccgctgaccttctgatcggcaagccctaggctctgtggtttagaccacagcgccacccgcatccctaacccACCTGCGGAATGCTAGATTTTCCTTTGACTCTGATGAAGATCTTGTGTCAACTTTGTGCAACACAAGCATCCCCCTTCACACCTAAAGTTGACCTTCTAGCGCTGCTGGGATGAGTGGGGGCACAGTGgcattatcttgtgtgtgtgagagaggaggaaTGATGCAAGGATGTGGGATGCCCTTGACACAAGTCCATTGGCTGCCTTTGtgtgttggggaaaggggaatgaTTGATTGGGCTATGGTGGTGTTTCTAGAGATACCAAGGATATATCTGATACATTTAAGCATCTTTTTCATATATTCTGGTTATGAGTTTCTCCCCCTCCTGGGCTGAATATCATTGGAAATGCAGCCATTACACCAGAATAGCCCTGGCTTATTTCTGGCCTCAGTGTAATGTGGATATAGGGTTGCTTCTTTTTGTTGGGATGCACCTTTGATCTTCTAATTTATTTCCTGGCTTCTCAAGAAGCCATTCTCAAAAAATGCGAAtgggattttaaaatgttttcattttctgGTGTCTTTCAGGGTTAAACGAAACGGCGAAGGGAAAAAATGGAAAGAGGTGAAGAGATCATTTGAAACGTCAAGCACTTCCAACAACTCCAAGAAATCTAACAGGCCTTTTTTGAAAATTCCCCCTAAACCAAGTGATATAAGCTCAGATGATAGAAGGTCCATAGCTCTATGTTTGCAAACTGGACAAAACGAAGCATTTAGGAAAGGTATACTTAGAAGCAGAACCTCCTCAGCAGTGTCTGAACACCAAGATAAGCAGTCAAATGCTCGATGGAAGAACTTTTCACCCACTCAGCAATTTGCAGAGAATTCTGCTGGACCTTCCAATAAACCACTTAAAATCAAAAGGCAAGAGTCATCtctcagacccactgaaacagTCCCAAAAGTTAAGAGCTCTCCAGCAAGCAAGTTTTTGAATACAAGACCGATCCAGAGTTCCAGGAGTAATCGAGAAGAAAAAAGACGCAACACAAAGTATTCTGCAAAATCGACCGCTGAAGTGATAAGTAACCAGAGTTTAATGTCCATAGAAAAGACTCAGAAGCAATATGATCCCACGCCGATTTCTGGGTGGTTTTTTAAAGGCCAAGGCAATCAAATACACAGCCAAGGTGATCAGAAAAGCAAGCTTGTGGAAAACTCTGAAAGTGACTGGCCTCAAAATGAGCAAAAGTGGTGTGTTTTAGTATCAAGGAACCCTGAAGGCCGCCAGGTTCATTTTCAAACACTTCAAGAGGAGTCCATTCCTGGCACCGCTGCTTGGGAACAACCTTCTTTGGAAAGTTGTAGCCGGCAAAACCTAAGAAGCCCTGAAGATGCAACTCAGTCAATTGCCACCAATAAAGTATCCACTGGGATTGTGGCAGGTCTTCAAGAGGATCAGAACAATGACCATATCCCCGTGGTCCAGCGTGAATCGCATTTTCTGTATCAAGTGTGCCAGGAAATGGATGAAGATGTACCACCAAGTTTAACTATGAATAGGTCTATGACTACAGATGGAAATGTCAGAAACCAAAGTACACACCATCTTTTAGACCAGCTCTTCTCTTcagaggaagaaggggagagCTATGCCATTGAGGACCCTGCCAATACCACACAGATGCAGGATGTTACTTTAGCAGAGTCCCGGGATAAGCAAATGATGTCTCTCCCATCAGTGACACCAGGTGCTTGCAGGTGTTCAGAACGACTGAGTTACTGTGTGTGTCAAGCTCCTGAAAAGCCATGTCTGGGACCCCCTGTTAAAACCGCAACTATTTTAGAAAGACTGGAAAGTGAGCAGTCGGAAGAAGAATTCACCATTTCATCTGCCTCTAGCAGCCTGAGTGCCAGATCATTAACTGGCCTATGTGAACAGATGGTAAGGCATTTGAAGTTGTGCTTTAATGACTTCTACTTGGCTTCTGGAATGAGGTTTCCCATTACTTTTCAGCAAAATTGGAAGCTGCCTAATTAGGCCAAACCCATCTTTTAAAATTGGGCAGATTGGTTATGATTTATTGGGCAGCTCAAGTGGTGCTGAGCCAATCTGCCATTTGTCTCTTACTAGTGCTGCAGCTCATTCTCTATCTTCATGTTCAAGTAGGTTTTGGGGAAAGGGCTTTCTGATGCATCCTTACCTGAGGAGTTTACCTGATAGTGGTGGGTAGCCACACCACAGTCATCGGCACTAGGCAGATCAGATCCACCATATGAATGTCCCTCAGTGAACTAGAGTGATGCTGCCTCAGGGGTATTTGATAGGTCTTGCTCAGGATGGGCAGAAGCAGAAGACACAGACAAATTCATTTCCACCATACGTTACTTGTCAAAGTGGACATCTGGGGTATGGCTCTCTTCATATTACATTGTACCATCTCAGCAGCCCCACATCATTATGAATAATACTTTTGTATCAGCCTGAAGTGCTTTCCAGTGATTACTGGCTCCAGGACAGAGGTGGGAAACCCGTGACCCTCACGTTATcaatagactacaactcccatcatccttgacaattgtttatgctggctggggttgatgggagttgtagcccaacaactgGACAGCACGGTGTTGGCAGCCCCTGGTCTATGACATAAGAGCTGGACAGCATAAGCAGTAGATCTAATTATGTTGATCTATGGCAGACACTGATGTAAACAGCTGCCTCCTGCAATTTTATACAGTTTAAATTGACGGTGATTACTGTTCCCATTCAATCTTCTCTCTCCAGGGCTAAATATATGTTTGTCAGCCTATTTATATGCACTAGAACAGTGCATCCCATTTATCGTGAAAATTCATCCAAGGTGCCTGTTTTTAAAGATTTTACCTCTGCTACACCATACGTACTTCATGTGAAAGAGACATACTTTTGCTGAACTGTGTGCACATATTTACACACACCTGGCTCTAGCTGTTCGATCTTGGGGGCTGTGTAAAATACAAAATAGTTCCAGCGAGCCTGAAGTCTCCTTAACCCTGGGCCAGAAGATCTCCTCCATAGGAACTGCCCTGACATCTGAATTAGGGATAATCTAACATTTCCAACAGAAATATATTTGTTATCTCCCTATTATCTAAATGTTACCTACATGTGCTTTTCATCCTAGAGCAGAAACAGCAAGGAGGAAAACAACACTGACCCTAGCATGGAACTTCTTGTTCAGAAACTTCGGAAGGTGATGCCAGAAGAGACCACCACATGTCAAGATAGGTTCTGTCAAGAAAGCAAAAAGCCAAGGTATGAAAGCTTTAATTCTGTTGGCGAATGACaactttgaatttttaaaaatatgatactCTAGTCTAGATGTTTCCAGGTGTGCTGCAACATCACGGTTTCATAGTTTGGCCAGAGAGATTATGCCTAGGGATAAgtccccaaccaccaccaccactctccCCCCACTTACATTCAACATATGGATGACTAATGAGTTAGCAGCCCTTTCTTGCCATTAACATCTGGCCATTCAGGCAGGGTAAAAGCAAAGGAAGAAGTAAAGACTgaatctgccatggatgcttcagctgagatttctgcactgcagg
The nucleotide sequence above comes from Podarcis raffonei isolate rPodRaf1 chromosome 14, rPodRaf1.pri, whole genome shotgun sequence. Encoded proteins:
- the LOC128401380 gene encoding uncharacterized protein LOC128401380 isoform X5, whose product is MAPEVRRLISSASKLIVAATSEASPREMGTIQDGFSTSKRKEAKNIQSLDSGSKAGLSSTHSHKDEARRVKRNGEGKKWKEVKRSFETSSTSNNSKKSNRPFLKIPPKPSDISSDDRRSIALCLQTGQNEAFRKGILRSRTSSAVSEHQDKQSNARWKNFSPTQQFAENSAGPSNKPLKIKRQESSLRPTETVPKVKSSPASKFLNTRPIQSSRSNREEKRRNTKYSAKSTAEVISNQSLMSIEKTQKQYDPTPISGWFFKGQGNQIHSQGDQKSKLVENSESDWPQNEQKWCVLVSRNPEGRQVHFQTLQEESIPGTAAWEQPSLESCSRQNLRSPEDATQSIATNKVSTGIVAGLQEDQNNDHIPVVQRESHFLYQVCQEMDEDVPPSLTMNRSMTTDGNVRNQSTHHLLDQLFSSEEEGESYAIEDPANTTQMQDVTLAESRDKQMMSLPSVTPGACRCSERLSYCVCQAPEKPCLGPPVKTATILERLESEQSEEEFTISSASSSLSARSLTGLCEQMSRNSKEENNTDPSMELLVQKLRKVMPEETTTCQDRFCQESKKPRPLCRGSFLSPATQPFELEMPRTEPGTICIQGVSPTSATFFLVFEQGNPREERHCSVKRLL